The genomic DNA GAAGCATTCGTGACGAAGTGCTGAGATCGGTTCGAGGGGAGGTTGATGATATCCGCCATGAAGTGCTTGAGACAATCCGGGGAGAAGTTCATGCGATGGTCGAGGCCCTCCGGAGGGAGATCTTGGGGAGGCTAGAATCGATGGAAAGGCAAACTATGAGAAATGGAGGGGAACATAGAGGTGTGACACCTCAACGGATGGATGTTACTAAGTCAACTACATTCAAAGGCTCGAGGAGTGCAAGAgaagtggaggacttccttTAGAACATGGAGAGATACTTTCGGGCATCAAGCATAGATGATCGTGTCAAGTTGGAGACATCACCTTTCTTCCTACAAGAGATGGCACTactgtggtggaggaggcgggaAGTAGACATTGAACGAGGGACCTTGAGGATGGAAACATGGGAagacttcaagaccgagttcaagcgTCAATTCTTCCCAAAGAACAATGAGTTCGAGGCTAGGAAAAGGTTGAATCAACTTGTGCACAACAGGAGCATCAAAGAGTATGTGAATGAGTTCCAGGAATTGATACTCGAGTTACCTTGTCTAACGGAACAAGAGGCTCTGTTCACGTTTGTGAATGGCCTTAAGACTTGGGCGTAGTTGGAGCTGTAAAGGGCCAAGGTGCGGGACGTTTATAAGGCAATCGCGGTTGCAGAAAGACTATTAGAGCTCAAAGTCTGTGTGGATATGCCGAAGATCCTCATGGATGAGGAGGAAAAtcgtgggggagaccgcccacgTGACCAGGAGAAAGGTGTGGGAGACCGTCCACCTAGGAAGGGGCATGCACATAAAAACTATGTGGGGAAAACCGACGACTCGGGTAAGCCAAGAGTGTGTCATATTTGACGTGcccataatcacataaagtttatgtgcccgTTCAAGGGGGAAATTGCAGCAGTGAAAGGACATGAGTCTtccgaggaagaggaagggactCGAGTGGGATCTTTGAGACTACTCAACGCTGCGAAGACTAGTATTGCGAAGCCGATCAAGGGAACAAAGAGTGTCTCTTTGTTCGTGGAAACTTGGATCGGGGGAAGACGCATTAAGGAACTAGTGGATACAGGGGCTACGCATAACTTCATGCGAGAAGGAGTAGCCAATGTGCTGGGTCTACGGATTAGTCCAACAAGAGGGACGATGAAGTCCTTTGATGTAGCCAAGCCGGTGGTCGGGGAGGCTAGGAAAGTGCACACCAGGATCGAGACTGGTATGGGACAGTCTCGTTTACCTTGGTCCCAATGGAAGATTATGACGTAGTATTGGAACTACAATGGTGCGATTAGGTACGCGCTTGTATATTGCCTTATTCTGATTCCTTAATCATTTTAGATCACGGAAAGTCTAGTGTGATTCAACAATGAGAGAATCAGAGGGAATATGCATGCTCTCGGCAATGCGATTCAGTCGATGTCGCAAATGTGGTAAAGAGACTTTTACCACTTTTGCTAGGGTGGATGATGGGGACGGTTCCAAGGGGAAAGGGCAAGTACCCAAGGAAGTCCAAAGGATGTGCAAGGTCTTCAAGCGGCTCAAGGCTAAAGGCGCGAAACCATCAGATCCACAAGGTTTGGCCATAGGCAGCGTGGTCCAAAGTCAATCCGCCTTCACTCGTGCCGAGTCCATGGGAAAGGAAGTAGGGCGTGCAATTCGAGAAGGGGACAGTAGAAGGGGGAAGTTGCCCCTACAACAGTTGAATTATCTGCGGTCTGTGCTTAAGGAGCTTGTGCGCAGATTCGAGGGACCGTTTTCAATCGAGAGACGTGTGGGAAATGTCTCATATCGGTTGGAGTTGGCTGTCATAAGTGCACCCAATGTCGTGATGTGCAAGAGGGAGGAAGAGCACTCAGGGAACGCTAGGAAGAAGATCACCACACATCGTTCTAAGGTCGTGCCGAGGTCGGCCAcacttaggtgggggagaatgtcacggcccattggtaTGGGGTGCACATGTCAAGCCCACAAGGTGCATTTTCTAGAATATTCCAGGTTTTGTGGTCATTTCTGGAATTCTCTAGaatcctctaggagttcctGGGTTTTGgttggtcatggaactctctagatttctctAGAAGTTCCCTTTTGTGAGtgaggtcatggaactctctagaattctctaggagttcctctttttgtaagtagggtcattgaactttctagaattctctaggagttcctttTTGTATGTAAGGTAAGATAACTCTCTAGGAGTTCTCAAATATAGGTGttagtagaattctctagaagTCTCTAGGAATTCTTATGTCTAGATTAGTAATAGAAGAGTCTATAAATCTCTAGGACAAGGaagatctagaatgatcttcccacttgtatataaacaagttttgGCCATAAACCAAGACACTCAACAATGTTCAAAAACACTTAACACTTGTAATACCTCACTCTTGTAagcaataaacaagatattctctCAACTTTTCTCTCTCAAGTATTCCATCTTCTTGCATATTTTAGAAGGCTGATTAGCTAGGATTGTGACAATCTAGCCTAGTGCCGCGCGGGACGAGAGAATATTCGGCGACCGAGTTTCTGCTCGTGACATTGCGctataaaaattacaatacatTTAATATTACAGAGagttggaaaaaaaaaacttcaataaATATACCCCAAAAATTAGCATAATAATTACAATACATTTAATATTACAAAGAGTTGGAAAAAAAACTTCAATAAACATAcccccaaaattattttattatctaatgTTGTTTTACACACACAAATTGTAGATTTGGTTGCACTAGCCTATCAGTCATAaactaagtattttttttatagcaaTTTCagtcataaaaaaattaaaaaacttgtaaaacacaaaatctcaAAAGACAGATTATATACTTAACtctctccttttttttatttattttttattatgattttcaAAGTTTTGATTGCCTCACATTTACCTACTTTAGAAGAATCTGcatatttgttttttcatattaatacgTTGTAAAAGTAATTGCatatcatattaaattatatatataattcattttattgtaAGTTTGTGTTgtaaatatattgtaaataaatgaaaaattaagtatatgcaaaaaacaaaacaaaaatgattacaaaattatttacattCTCTTCTactacaacaaaaaacaaaaagtcCTAAAATTACTTTCTAAATTTTCCTAAGAGATATAttgcaaatattttataaatgaaataaggatttaccaacaaaagaaaaaataccttataaaattaattgcaTGAATTTCTactataagtattttaatagtGTCCCTAAATTTTGATGCATTTATAATGCAATTTCTAAAATATACTTCAACACTTtgtttttacaataatttaagtaaccttttttattataattaaaaataaatgctgtgaaactatttataaattaacaaaatctgCCACAATTTATTATGTTGCAAAATTGATGGTTTGCaagtcatatttaaaaaaaaaaaaaattaaaatacattaactTCATTTGAAAAGCTTTGTTCGGATtcaggttttttttaaaaacggaGAAAACAAgtaatgattgatgatgattttgaagagcagataatgattatttttgataaaaaaaacttaaaagttattgatatatatagataaaataaaaacaataatttaaaataaagggtattttaatattttggttaatgaaatgagtgatgtgaatTGTTGAGAGgtgattgatttgaaaattaattttgcttgtttttttttaaaacccaaagagaacacgcccttatatatatatatagcttttATTTGTTTACGttgatttcaatattttaattaagaagtaatcaataaatttcttaatatgTCTCCTacttaattaagtttaattttcaaacataattCTCTTAAAATatctgtttttttaatataaaatttgtggTAAGATGGTCTTTGCAAATGAGTTACTATGAAATATATTGaaagtttttgtttttctaaatagaaacaaaaaaaataattatttttgttatattaataattaattccttgataaattttgagtaaaaatttaattatttaaataaaataattttatttgagaaaattatcCAAAACAAACTAAGGCTTGGGTTTTACtcgattttattatttttattttattattattcatatattttaaattttattactaaaaaaaCTACACATCCtcagaattattaatattaattatattttcaaatatcctGGATGAACAAGGACGGATTCAAACTTTCCACCTATccaaaatataatcaattatatataagaagaaGTTTtcaagtaattaaataaaataaaatatgactacttctacaattattattaaattacaaCTGGAgaacatatataataaagttgacaaattatttaaatttttaaaggTCAACTCTTTGATCCACACTACCATTACCTTGCAATGACAGCAAAACTAAAGTTCAGTataagatttaattaaatatttatatatataagttaatttattaaacataaaaattcaaattttataattggaTTCAAATTTGgaaatattaatttcataatatttgaaaataatgtattttaacattaattggTCATATTCCTATATTGATGAATTGTATAGACACGGTTtgataaatatcatttaaaaataaatagtgtgTATGATTGGCTTGTTAAACAGGTTAAACTCCATCGTTTattgtagaaaataataaataaattataattatttgtttaatatgaGATGAGGAAATAGTGtataaatatgacataaaaTAGTAATTACATAGTTGACTGGCATTAAatgattatgacacatttataattaatttgttcccccttatatatatatatatatgtatacaccATATCATCATGACATCCATTATTAGCTAGTAATGTAATGTTCGtgttattaaaagaattaattttgatataattaattattagttgaaGGTTTAACATATAAATATCTTATAGTTAAAGGCTTTAATTGGATAAAGTATCATCCCTTCGTTGGATCCAAGATAcagaaaaaaatgtgttttttcaCAAAACTTGTAAGACCAATTCATCAATTAATAGACAATTAAGGATTGTTTATTCttctataaaaacaaaattgttaGGTTATGGTTACACATCTTCTAGTATATCagtcaataaaaattaaaattctatccaaattatattaataagttaatattcAATCGATATTATGTCATGTTTaactcattaaaataatttacgtAATAtcatgatttttaaaaattaaaagttatatatttgaTTCTCACCTCAAACGTTTTAATCAAACGTTTTAAGTTAAAGTAAATAtcatgatttttaaaaattaaaagttatatatttgaTTCTCACCTCAAACGTTTTAAGTTAAAGTAAATAGTGATAGTCTTTTAttacttttgaaaaatatattatattgtttttagcttatttataaaatattgttgatgcatttataaaatatattaatcttatttgtcttaatttataaataaatactttcataaattatttttatttagtcaGATTTCACTATAATAAGTATTTATAGACTCCCCTGcattaaagtaataaaaataattattgcattcttcttaaaaaataatttataagtttaattggATAGCAATCTAATGATAAGAGtcaacataatatataaaaatgtaaggAGTTCGATTTTAACCGAAACGTTTTGAGTTAAGTCAAGTAATGACTATGAGATTTATGTTAAttcttcttatttaaaaataaaataaaaaaatatttacagtGATATTAGATATTCAATTctatataatataacaaaatgttttttttttctggtaTGCTCAacattattctttaattaattcaaacgcGGATTTGACTTGTCAACATTTTTACATGCTTCAATTATCGGTGACAAGTacacattaattatatttttcaagttccagttatttaagaattaataatgtaatcaatattttgttagaataaaaatatattattaaaatatttaaaattatatatatcatccatcccataaaaataatttataatttattatagaataactcaaacagaaaaaaaatcaaaataaataaattgaactttaatcaattataattccttttattttatgacagatttattttcaaaaaagattTAACACTGCAAAAAGTATCTTATACAAGTACAACACTATTCCTTGTCCTAAATGTGAGAATCATTTCTaataactcatttttattaaaaatattttgttatgagCTTAgtgttcatatatataaaaaaccaCAATTTCttcacatatattaataaattatggtAAGTAATTAGAATTCGTGATAGGTATACCAAGATATTTTAATGGGTCCTGATGTTTGCCTCAAATgtaaagatatttaattaataaataaaataaataaataaaggtagCGTTGTGTTTATATCTTCAATCAATGTTATCCATAAGTTGATGACATCAGTAGTACTACTAATAAAGACAAGCTAACATAAACGAAATGGGTATTATTATGTTAtcaatacattattattaattaacgcAATTACATTCATTTGactttttctaatatttaactGTGTGTGTGTGAcagtgtgtgagagagagagtaGGTGAGGCTAAGgctaagtttaaaaaaaataaattaaattaatagtgctgattacattatatatattatatatagagtaGTTAATTAATCTGGATTAAAGCAATTATAGAACAGACagacattaattaattaatcaattaattactGATCTTCTCCTTCAATGTAGCCAAAGAGCATGTGAATTAGTAAGCTCTTATTCTCTTTTATTCATGGACAAGcaaagttaataattaattccaatttaaatttttcttcttttaaatacATAGTTTTAttccttattttaatttatttttactcatcaaattatcttttaatatacatatatacctcatcatgattgtttttatgtcatttttttttattaatttgtattaaaaaaaattcaattaactcAGTTGAATCTCTCctacttaaataatcaaatatttcaaatttaatttcttttaaaacgCCTTCAACTAAAATTATCTTtagtaaaacaaattaataaattaagtatagtATTAGActatgtcatatatatttaaacaattataacaTACCTCCACCATACCATTTTTCCTTCTAATTATTAGTTACCTGTTAATGAgatagttaaataattaatcactcttatttttataacaGTTATAAAATTACTAATAGTAAATTAGTAATTTGATCcttttttatcatttcaaataaTTGGATTTAACTCAAATAACTTGTCAAAACAAACATATGCCAAGATAATGTTTTTTTGTACTCTTTAGTAACTCAATTTTCAACTTTACTAATTACTAAATTTTTTATGCTtcttctaaatttaataatattattgcatTTTCATGATTTctattacaaattattattttttaaagattccaaacattaaaaattcaagaagaaaaaaaatcaaaaaaactcaacaactcaatatatatatatagtccaCAAACAagacaaaattttcaaaaaacaacaacaatcaaCAATGAAAAAGGAGGCCCTTCCAACaagaaaatttgtaatataattttttacatttttaaccTAAATTTAGACTTTACTACTTATAATAGGAATTTCAACTAATACTACATCTTCTTACTTCTGAAACCGATTTTACAACCTTCTTTTAGCAACCTATATTGCATTATTTTGTAAGAATtctaaccatttaaaaaaaaagatcatgagaagataaaattaatttatttttaaaaaaatacataaaataaaacaagttctttaattcatgttttttttatcagcAAAGGGGACTGGACAAGAGGACATGATAtacatttataacaaataaaatgaattgttttgGGTTAAGGTCTCTTTCACATTACATAGaatataataagattattaataaaagtaatgaagATTTGTTTTCACACAATTacaaattgaattgaatttgcATTTGCCTGCACGTCccttaaaataaacaaatcccATATGCATATCTGTCAACATTAACCCCCCCATATTAAAACCATCCAACCAATCTCTTACTACCtaattcatcatcatcttcttcttcttcttcatcatcatcccctttatctctctctttcttctcaAATGGACGGCAAGATCGTTTCTAACAACTACCCTTTTGGAAACAACCGACATGAAAATGATCACTCGCCGGAAAACAGCGACGACTCCCCTGATCACTTCACCGCCGATACTAAGTTCTCTGCTTCCACTTCCTCCCCCAAAAGGAGGTCAGTGAGTGTtgatccaatatatatatatatatatatacttttcaaAGATCccaactttatttattaatttgagttttttgATTCAGTAGGCGAGCAATACAAAAAAGGGTTGTGTCAGTTCCGATCAAGGACGGGGAAGGATCGAGATTTAAAGGGGAGAGCTCACCGCCGTCTGATTCTTGGGCATGGAGGAAGTACGGCCAGAAGCCGATCAAGGGTTCTCCTTATCCAaggtaattaatttaattgattacatctacattattattattattattattattatgattctgATAAaccattttgatttattttggaATTTGGAACAGAGGATATTACAGATGTAGTAGTTCCAAAGGTTGTCCGGCGAGGAAACAGGTGGAAAGGAGCCGTCTTGATCCAACAATGTTAGTCATCACTTATTCTTGTGAACATAATCATTCTGCCCCGACCACAAATAGAAACAGCCACCACAATTCATCAATTTCACCTGTCATCCCCGTCGCCGCCGTCGTCGCACCGCCTCCACCAGCCGCGGTTGCAGTTACAGCCGCCTCAACGGCTTCAAACAATTCGGAAAGCGAGATCTCAAACGTTTTTGTCAGTGAATTAGACACGGGTTTGGTTGAGTCAGAGGGTTTCCGTTGGTTCTCGGATTTGGAGGCGACATCGTCAGCTGGCATGTTGGAAAGTCCGATGATACTGTCGGCGGCGGACGGTGATATGGATATGGCGGCTATGATGTACTCAATGAGGGGAGGAGAAGACGATTCGCTATTTGCTGACCTGGGTGAGCTGCCGGAGTGTTCGGTCGTGTTCAGGAGAGGAACGATAGAGAAGGAAGAGGAGAGGCGGCGGATCAGTGTGGCTCCATGGTGTGGAACAAGCGGATGAGTGGAATGGGACCCACATAAGAAGATGAGCTggttattttgttatttttcaacAATGGAGTGCGTATCGTGCGCCTTAAGATACCTAAttcgtttttttattattatattattattattataattatcttcTTTTGTCTTAACactcatgtttttttttttttttttttaatttggatacCGGGGGCTTAGATTTCAGTGTAGTTTGGCCAATAAGAAAAGAACATGTTCCTATTCGGGCTTTTGTCTGGATATGGGTGTAATTAGCATCATGGCCGCCCGTTTCCAACGGCTACGTGATAAAATTGAATTTCTGACATTACAATGTTGTTATTGTTggtgttttttattttcttctttttgtatATACATAAGAACCTGCGACATCAAGGTGGGCTTCCAATTCAACTTTCTTGTGattttatatgtaattatatttatatgcatTCAACATATTCAAGCTTTCCATATTTTCAATGGAGTAAAAATTTGCAAACAAAAGGTGTATTAGAGTTTGTGCATGTTTTGTAACTTTGTTTGtttatactatataattataagaaGTTGAATTATTTAGTGAAAATTATGACTATATAAGTTAGGTTAATCTCCTATGAAAAATTAATCatgatcaaaattatatatatataatataaataaaaagcaTGTAGCATGTTGGTTATTCTCCAAGACTTGGTACACTCAAacttataagaaataaaaaagaaatataaagtcAAAAAAGGATCCTtatagaaattgaagaaaaaaaatataaaaatagtaatCAAATGGAGCAGTTGTAAGATGACAAAAGGCTCCAAATCTCTAGTCTCTACACATAAAGCGTGACAATTTGTGCTTTTTCTATAACAATTGGTCCACatgttacaaaaattaatagTGAAAGTGAACCATGTTGATAATTTGGTATATATTAGAGTTATTTGAGTGCCACCCACGAACCAACTAAAATTAGTCAGTATAAAATATGTTGAGAAttgattcaataattatatatgcatccgaaatttaaataaaaatattattatttatttattaattaattaataaactggTTAGTTCACATATGCTAATGCGACAGACTACAAAACCTTGAAGTCAAATGAACGGAAAAATATACTTTTtgtgtaaataattaatatgcttagattatttattaggttttaaattagatttattaattattgtaaagtGATAGTATGAGTTGCCTCAAGGGTTTAAATCTTATCTCCCATAAaagatattgatattattaattttttttatttatttaggaaatTATTATTCTTCATTCAAATATtctaatgaatttttattattacatgctgtgaaaattttaatatttcggttaaccaaaaaaaattgttaagttGTATTTGAGATAACTATGGATCTAGAAGAGAGAAACGATATATATACATCTGGTCATTTTCGGCACTGACGAATGCATATGTACAATCTctcattgactaatgcatttgagTCATCTCTTACATTAACGAATGAATCTGGGTCATccgacattgactaatgtatatGGGTCATCTGACATTGACGAATGCATTTGAGCTATTCGAAATTAACGAATGCATTTGAGTCATTCGAAATTAACGAATGCATTTGACTCATCTCTAGCATtaactaatgcatctaggccataTTTGTCATTAAGTAATGCAtttgggcattgactaatgcatttgggtCATCTGACATTAACTAATATAACTGAGCCATCTTTAACATTGAGTAATGCATTTAGGTCATCTTGTATttgttagagtataatatattatatttgtaagatattatcataacattataaattgtgataatatcaatattatattatttagtttccttatatgtcaattataatgtcgatataatagacataatctatgtaaccatgaataacaattcaatacaatttttctctctttagtttaacatggtatcagagtctTGATATTGTTTTTGAGTCAATCAAGTGATAGTCTtccgctgcctccatcaatggttaccttATCCATTGATGGAggactttaataatttattattaatatgtgtTATATGTCGGTGTTCTTAAGTAACTTATCTGGGGTCTTGGATTTTGTTTGAGTGAATTAATTGTCGTCTAGTTGGATTGAGGATTAGTTTGATTGGTctttgtttgattggttttggttgttttATTGAGTAAAAagagttgaatttggtttgagtTTTCCCTAAGTTTGTAATGTTTGGTTTGAGTTTGGTTTGGATTAGTTtagtttggtttggtttggtttggtttggtttggtttggttgttaTGGGTTATTGATTTcagtttatttttttggtttttgtttggttattaattTTGGTTGGTCTGAATCGAAGAAGAGCTATTTTTTTGGTGGATGGTCAATGGATTGGG from Impatiens glandulifera chromosome 9, dImpGla2.1, whole genome shotgun sequence includes the following:
- the LOC124914746 gene encoding probable WRKY transcription factor 65 isoform X2, which translates into the protein MDGKIVSNNYPFGNNRHENDHSPENSDDSPDHFTADTKFSASTSSPKRRRAIQKRVVSVPIKDGEGSRFKGESSPPSDSWAWRKYGQKPIKGSPYPRGYYRCSSSKGCPARKQVERSRLDPTMLVITYSCEHNHSAPTTNRNSHHNSSISPVIPVAAVVAPPPPAAVAVTAASTASNNSESEISNVFVSELDTGLVESEGFRWFSDLEATSSAGMLESPMILSAADGDMDMAAMMYSMRGGEDDSLFADLGELPECSVVFRRGTIEKEEERRRISVAPWCGTSG
- the LOC124914746 gene encoding probable WRKY transcription factor 65 isoform X1 — protein: MDGKIVSNNYPFGNNRHENDHSPENSDDSPDHFTADTKFSASTSSPKRSRRAIQKRVVSVPIKDGEGSRFKGESSPPSDSWAWRKYGQKPIKGSPYPRGYYRCSSSKGCPARKQVERSRLDPTMLVITYSCEHNHSAPTTNRNSHHNSSISPVIPVAAVVAPPPPAAVAVTAASTASNNSESEISNVFVSELDTGLVESEGFRWFSDLEATSSAGMLESPMILSAADGDMDMAAMMYSMRGGEDDSLFADLGELPECSVVFRRGTIEKEEERRRISVAPWCGTSG